CTGGTGCGCGCGGGCAAGATCCGCTACGTGGGCGTGTCCAACTTCTCCGGCTGGCACCTGATGAAGTCGCTCGCCGTCGCCGACCGCTACGGCTATCCGCGTTACGTGGCCAACCAGACCTACTACTCGCTGATCGGTCGCGACTATGAGTGGGAACTGATGCCGCTGGGCATCGACCAGGGCGTGGGCGCCGTGGTGTGGAGCCCGCTCGGCTGGGGCCGACTCACCGGCAAGATCCGTCGCGGCCAACCCCTGCCCGCCACCAGCCGCCTGCACAAGACCGGCGACATGGGCCCGCAGGTCAACGACGACTATCTCTATCGCGTGGTGGATGCACTGGACGACATCGCCGCGGAGACAGGCAAGACGGTGCCGCAGGTGGCGCTGAACTGGCTGCTGCAGCGTCCGACGGTGTCGACCGTAGTGATCGGCGCACGCAACGAGGAACAGCTGACGCAGAACCTCGGTGCCGTCGGCTGGGATCTCACCAAGGAACAGGTCGCCAGGCTCGATGCGGCCAGCGCGGTCACGCCAGCCTATCCGTACTGG
The nucleotide sequence above comes from Dyella telluris. Encoded proteins:
- a CDS encoding aldo/keto reductase; the encoded protein is MEYRHLGASGFKVPVLSFGTGTFGGKGEFFGAWGNTDVAEAKRLVDICLDAGLTMFDSADIYSNGVAESVLGEAIKGRRDRVLISTKATFRFGDDPNDVGSSRFHLLKSCDAALKRLGTDYIDLFQLHGFDARTPVEETLSTLDDLVRAGKIRYVGVSNFSGWHLMKSLAVADRYGYPRYVANQTYYSLIGRDYEWELMPLGIDQGVGAVVWSPLGWGRLTGKIRRGQPLPATSRLHKTGDMGPQVNDDYLYRVVDALDDIAAETGKTVPQVALNWLLQRPTVSTVVIGARNEEQLTQNLGAVGWDLTKEQVARLDAASAVTPAYPYWHQQGFQERNPSPV